The DNA sequence CTTTTCTTTTCTTACTCCCTCTAAAATCATAGCACTGATTTAGTCTGAAAGCTATTTATCGGACAATAATTATTGCATATTTCTATTATCAGCGCTAAAGAGTGTTTACATCTTTTTTACCCAAAAGGTAATAGTGATAAAACCTTAGGCAATAGGAAGGAAGTTGGGCTAAGCTATCGCCTCCCAGGATTACACCGCGATATCACGACGGTTAAATAGCAATATTGCGGAAATATAGAAGCTGGTGGCGGTGCCAAAATAAACGAGCACACTCCTCAGTGGGATATCTCCTGTGGTAAGCAGCTTTGCTGAATCGTAATAATGAAAAAGTGAAATGACATCAAGCTTCTCAGCCCAGTCTGCCAGGCCTGCAAGAACAGTTAGAAGATACATAGCTGTTAAAATACCTGCAGAGGCCATGGCGGCGCGACCGCGTTCAAGAATAACCGAGAAAAAAAGGGAAAACGCACCGATTGCAGCAAAGAACAATATAGCAATGATAGCAAGAGCAATGATTCCTTCTGTTCTTACCGACACATTGTAGATATTTCCGAATAAGTAGACTGAGGCCATGGTCAAAATGACAAGGCCGGCCGTTCCGCCAAATAAGGTGATACTTTTTGTAATCAGTGCGGAGGTCCTTGAAACCGGCTGGCTTAGTAGAATCTCTATCGTTCCGGTATCGATTTCTTTTCCGATGGCGCCGGTTCCATAGGCGATAACAAATGCGCCGATGATGACAAACCACATAAAAGCAAATATCTCAAGCGCCAGGAAACCTTCTACTGTTGCGAGATTTGCTCCGGTTCCGCCTCCGAAGAATTCTAAAAACTCCTTGGGATAGGTCCTTATGAGTCTTTGGATATCTGCAGATTGAACAGTTGGATAAACAGACAAAAGCATCCATACGTAAGCCACCATCCCAAGTGCATACGACGGCCAGCTAATCCTGATCTCCTTTAACGATTTAAGAAATAGATTAATGCTCACTGCTGCCACCTTTTTCGTAAAACTCCAGGAATATATCTTCTAGGCTTGCATGGGTCGATATTAGATCTCCTACTTTATAGTTGGCCAATTTTTTGATCAACGGGTCGATCTCACCTATAACCGTAAGCCGTAAATGGTTGTTAACTGCATCGATTGAAGTAACTCCCGGCAGGCGAAAATCATCAGGGTTGACCGGCTCTTCAAAGAAAATGTCCACATAGCGGACCTTTTTAGCGATCAGGGTGTCAACCCGCTCGATCGTAACAAGCCGGCCTTCCTTTATGATGCCAACCCGATCGCAGATTTTTTCAACTTCAGGCAGGAAATGTGATGATATAAAGACCGTATGGCCGCGGGATTTGAATTCTTTAATAAGATGATAGAATTCCTGCTGCATTAAAGGGTCCAGGCCCGATGTGGGCTCATCTAATAGAAGCACCTTTGGATTATGCATTAGTGCCTGGATTATGCCCAGCTTCTGGCGGTTTCCTCTCGAGTAATCCTTTATTCTTTTTTTGAGGTCTATATTAAATCGCTTGACTAGCTCTTCTTTCAGGACAGGAGGCTTTTGAGGGCGAAAACGCTCAATAAAGCGCAAGAATTCGTCACCGCTCATCTTATCATAAAGATGGAGGTCCCCGGGTAGGTTGCCCACTTCCATCTTGATAGATACAGAGTCACGCCAGGCATCTTTGCCCAAAATTTGCGCGCTGCCCCTGGTTGGTTTTAAAAATGCAGTTAAAAGCCTAAGGGTTGTGGTTTTTCCAGCACCATTAGGCCCCAGGAAACCAAAAATTTCGCCTTCTTCAATTTTAAGGCTAAGGTCCTCGATGCCGCGCTGCTCGCCGTAATACTTGGTTAATCCAGTTGTGCTAATAATAGCCACTGCCAATCCTTTGTCGCCAAACCGTACCCTATTTCAAGTTCCATCCTATATATATATTTAGGCAAAACGAAGTTGATTCCTGCAATATTGCAGAATAACCTTGCCTGAAGTGGTGGGGTAATTACCTCTGTCCTCCAAATGGGTGTACACCCTAATGAGCGATTTGTAACATTTTAACAAGCATTTATTATTTCCCTTATAGAACATTTCTGATTTTTATCAGAACCGCCACGTGTCTTGAGGTATTTCGCCTGGCATGTAGAAAGGTGGATGCAGATATCTAACGTTGGGGAGTGGCGCGTATTTTGTGGAGAATGGTGCAAAGACCGCTCTCCCAAGCACTAAATTCACTTATCAAATATATTGCGCCATTAATCTTTTTAAATTACCGTACGTTGGCAATAATATACCGTTAGCTAAACATTTTAACCGTCGGTCAAGAATTTTTAAGTTGCTTTTATGCAGGCAGGTAGAATGGCCTCATGTGCATCTAGCGGGAGTGATCACGTTTTATCAATAGGGCAATGTTGCAGGTACAAAATTTGGGTTGAATGGTGCTACAAAACAACTAAGCGATCAATTTCAGCTTGTGACAGAAATCTTTTAAACCCTGAAAGAATCCTGTGGCACCCTAAAGTGGCTCGTTTGAGAAATTAATGTTTCTCTAGGTCTTGAATACAGAGATACTGAGATTAAGTAAACAATGTTGATAATTTATCAAAGTGTTTTATCAAAGTGTTGAGTTTAAGGTGGCCTAGCGCATTGAAGAATTTCTTCAATAGTTCGGAGGAGAATTGATAACAAACGATATAGCGGATTTTCTTGGAAAGGTGCCGCCGTTTCAGTTTCTTGATACATCGGTTATCAGGTCGATAGCAAGCAAGATATCGATAGAGTTTTACCCAAAAGGGACTGAAATTTTAGCGCAAGAGGGGCCTCCAAGTAAATATCTGCACGTTATCAAAAAAGGTGGGGTTAAGGTGTTCGTAAAGTCGGACAGCGGTGAGGCTGTTATCGATTTTAGAAGTGAAGGTGATTCGTTCGGTTTCGTTTCGCTTTATAGCGGCGATAGGTCACGCACAGGCGTTGTTGCAGTTGAAGATACCATTTGCTACCTCATAGATAGAGATACATTCTTTAAGCTTCATGACTACAACCCGGCCTTTGTTGAGTATTTTCTGAAATCCTACCTCGTAAAATATGTGGATAAGACATCCAGCCAGCTCAATGAAAAGATTTTTCTTCACCGCATGGGGAGTAGCCTACCTTACACAACGCCCGTTGGCGAGATAACTACTAAACGACTTATCACAAAACCGCCAGACACAACTATCCAGGAAGCGGCAAAAGCGATGGCTAAGCGCAATATCAGCTCACTTGTTATCGTGGATAAGAATGGGGTGCCGGTAGGTATAGTTACCGATAGAGACTTGAGGGAAAAAGTCGTTGCAGCCGGCAGGGATGCTTCCAGACCGGTTAAAGATATCATGAGCGATTCATTGATAAGCATTGATATGGATGAATACTGCTTTGAGGCGATTCTAAAGATGGTTCGCCATAACATCCACCATCTATTGGTCATGGATAAAGGAAACATCAAGGGGATAGTGACCAATCACGACCTCATGATGCTGCAAGGCGTGTCTCCTGTCGCCATAGCAAGAGAGATCGAAAACCGAGATACGGTTGAGAGTCTGGCCCCGGTATCTGCCGAGATAAGCAATCTGGTGGCTCTATTTTTAAAAGACGGGGCTAAGGCGACCAACATTGCAAGGATTATAAGCGAGCTAAACGATAGATTGGTAAAGAGGATAATCGAGGTAGAAATAAGAGATAACAGTCCACCGCTTCCATTTTGTTGGGTTGTCTTTGGCAGCGAAGGAAGGAAAGAGCAGACCTTCAGAACCGACCAGGACAACGCACTTATATACGCCGATCCTCAAAACCCGAAAGAGGCGAGGGCCGCCTCGAAATACTTTACGGCGTTAACAAAACGAATCAATAAGTCGCTGATTAAATGCGGTTTTCCCCCGTGCACGGCTGGGTATATGGCAAACAACCCAACCTGGTGCCAACCCTTAAAAGTATGGAAAAAATATTTTAACGAATGGGTGACTTCATCTACTCCAGATGCAATATTGCTCTCTACAATATTTTTTGACTTTCGACCCTTATACGGTGATTTTGGTTTAGCTAATGCGTTAAGGGATTATCTCGTAGATATATTGAAAGAAGAAAAGTTCTTCTTGGCCCGCATGGCATCAACTCTTGTAGCAAACAGGCCTCCGCTCGGTTTCTTCAGAACCTTTGTTGTAGAGAAAAGCGGGGAGCACAAAGACCAGTTCAATCTTAAAGTAAGTGCAATCGCGCTTCTCGTTGACATTGTAAGACTGTTTAGCCTCGAGCGGGGCGTGAAAGAGACATCTACGCTTGAACGCATTAAGGCCCTTAAAGGGCAGCACGAACTGCTTGATGAATATGCAGAGGAGCTGGAGCAATCTTTTGAGTTCATGATGCTGCTTAGGATGCTGCATCA is a window from the Bacillota bacterium genome containing:
- a CDS encoding ABC transporter permease; this translates as MSINLFLKSLKEIRISWPSYALGMVAYVWMLLSVYPTVQSADIQRLIRTYPKEFLEFFGGGTGANLATVEGFLALEIFAFMWFVIIGAFVIAYGTGAIGKEIDTGTIEILLSQPVSRTSALITKSITLFGGTAGLVILTMASVYLFGNIYNVSVRTEGIIALAIIAILFFAAIGAFSLFFSVILERGRAAMASAGILTAMYLLTVLAGLADWAEKLDVISLFHYYDSAKLLTTGDIPLRSVLVYFGTATSFYISAILLFNRRDIAV
- a CDS encoding ABC transporter ATP-binding protein, with translation MAIISTTGLTKYYGEQRGIEDLSLKIEEGEIFGFLGPNGAGKTTTLRLLTAFLKPTRGSAQILGKDAWRDSVSIKMEVGNLPGDLHLYDKMSGDEFLRFIERFRPQKPPVLKEELVKRFNIDLKKRIKDYSRGNRQKLGIIQALMHNPKVLLLDEPTSGLDPLMQQEFYHLIKEFKSRGHTVFISSHFLPEVEKICDRVGIIKEGRLVTIERVDTLIAKKVRYVDIFFEEPVNPDDFRLPGVTSIDAVNNHLRLTVIGEIDPLIKKLANYKVGDLISTHASLEDIFLEFYEKGGSSEH
- a CDS encoding CBS domain-containing protein, which translates into the protein MITNDIADFLGKVPPFQFLDTSVIRSIASKISIEFYPKGTEILAQEGPPSKYLHVIKKGGVKVFVKSDSGEAVIDFRSEGDSFGFVSLYSGDRSRTGVVAVEDTICYLIDRDTFFKLHDYNPAFVEYFLKSYLVKYVDKTSSQLNEKIFLHRMGSSLPYTTPVGEITTKRLITKPPDTTIQEAAKAMAKRNISSLVIVDKNGVPVGIVTDRDLREKVVAAGRDASRPVKDIMSDSLISIDMDEYCFEAILKMVRHNIHHLLVMDKGNIKGIVTNHDLMMLQGVSPVAIAREIENRDTVESLAPVSAEISNLVALFLKDGAKATNIARIISELNDRLVKRIIEVEIRDNSPPLPFCWVVFGSEGRKEQTFRTDQDNALIYADPQNPKEARAASKYFTALTKRINKSLIKCGFPPCTAGYMANNPTWCQPLKVWKKYFNEWVTSSTPDAILLSTIFFDFRPLYGDFGLANALRDYLVDILKEEKFFLARMASTLVANRPPLGFFRTFVVEKSGEHKDQFNLKVSAIALLVDIVRLFSLERGVKETSTLERIKALKGQHELLDEYAEELEQSFEFMMLLRMLHQLEQIQAGVEPDNFINPNKLSILEKQTLKDIFRLISKIQELIDQRYRLGVVHHEVG